From the Dunckerocampus dactyliophorus isolate RoL2022-P2 chromosome 12, RoL_Ddac_1.1, whole genome shotgun sequence genome, one window contains:
- the LOC129190741 gene encoding claudin-4-like, translating into MVSAGLQMLGAAFCIIGWIGTIVVCALPQWKVTAFIGSNIVTAQTSWEGIWMSCVIQSTGQMQCKVYDSLLALSRDLQAARALVIISILLGVLGVLLCLAGGKCTNCVKDEGSKAKICVASGVVFILAGVLCLIPVCWTANTIIRDFYNPLTSGSQKRELGAALFIGWGASALLIIGGALLCANCPPKDEYAAKYSASHASAPKEYI; encoded by the coding sequence ATGGTGTCAGCAGGCTTGCAGATGCTGGGCGCCGCCTTCTGCATCATCGGTTGGATTGGGACTATTGTAGTGTGCGCTCTTCCCCAGTGGAAGGTGACAGCCTTCATTGGCAGCAACATCGTCACGGCTCAGACGTCCTGGGAGGGCATCTGGATGAGCTGCGTGATCCAGAGCACGGGCCAGATGCAGTGTAAGGTCTATGACTCCCTGCTGGCTCTGTCCCGCGACCTCCAGGCCGCTCGTGCACTCGTCATCATTTCCATCCTGCTGGGTGTCCTGGGAGTGCTGCTGTGCCTGGCAGGGGGCAAATGTACCAACTGCGTGAAAGACGAGGGCTCTAAAGCCAAAATCTGTGTGGCCTCTGGTGTGGTCTTCATCTTGGCTGGCGTGTTGTGCCTCATCCCTGTGTGCTGGACGGCAAACACCATCATCAGGGACTTCTACAACCCCCTGACCTCCGGATCCCAGAAGAGGGAGCTAGGGGCCGCCCTCTTCATCGGCTGGGGGGCCTCGGCCCTCCTCATCATAGGCGGTGCTCTCCTATGCGCCAACTGTCCCCCCAAGGACGAGTATGCCGCCAAGTACTCAGCGAGCCACGCGTCTGCACCCAAAGAGTATATCTGA